AATTTTGTGATGCGAGTTGCTTAAGAACGGGGCGTAGAGGGAGGACTGTGTGCACAAGCCGCTCGGTCTTTAGGTGAGTTCAGGCTGAGTTTACTTTGTCGGCTGATGTATTTCATCAGCAGACAGTCACAGGactttgtagattttttttttttttttactggggcTCTGGGGGGACGACCATGTTGAAGACATGTGTGAAAACAGAGCCCCGGCGCTGGGAGCCTGGAGGCAGCTCAACCTGCACCGAAAACAATTAAGTTGTTAAAACTCCCCTGACGCCCCATAAACAACAAAGTGATCCTCTTTTGTTGTCTGCAGAGAGGGCCTCGCCGTCTCCTTCGGGCTGCGACCACTGCGaggatgttgtgttgtttttttttttatggctagTGAGGCCAAAATGACAGATCCCCATCCATCTGTCAGGCCTCAGCGGCTCTCGCTGCCGTCCAAGTCCGGCGCTGTTTATGTAATTGTGGCCGAGTGCGTTAGGAAAAGGGTCGGAGGAGTCAGGTGCTCCTCGGGGGTTAAATAAAGACGGCCAGGTGTGTTTAACCGCCCTCATCTCCTCCCTATCTCGGCCCCCTCTACCACCCATCCATTACGGATCTGCCAGCTCCCTAATGTAGGCGTGTCGCCCGCCCCATGCGGAGCGGTTATTTGGAGCTTAAAATAATGGCGATGCCCGCCTCCAGCCTTTGTGTTTCTGCGCTGATCACCGAGGACAATGAACCCCTCACAGTGCGCAGACTAATGAATAAGCCCTCTCAGTCACACAGGAAGGAGGCCCTCGATGAGAGGAAGCGGAGGGAGAGGGGCCGTCGATGGCGAGGGCTTCAGCCACACATCTCCTCTCATTCAGGATGTTTAGCTCAGTAATCTCCCGCGGTGCTGTCAGGGAGTTTGTTTTAGGACATGTTGGCTGTACTCTTTGTGACCTTACCTCATGTGATAACACTATCTCCTTACGGGTTAAGATGACGTAGGTTTTCCAAGCCACAAACCGTATGCACACTCGCCAGTTTTACGGTGATGCAACACATCGCCGGCCTCGAAACGAGGCAGGAAacgcttctctctctctctctctctctctctctctctctcggtccACGCACCTTTTTCCTGCGCGCCTCGTCGGGTAGCAATCACCACAGGTGACATGTGCTGAGTCAGGGCTGGCCGAACGAGGCACAGTGCCCTCGTTTCCCCAACCGCGGCGACGTTACATAAAGCCGAgatgagacgagacgagacgaggaCACCGGGGTCACCTCGGCTCAGCGCGCGCTCAGCGCGCGCTCCGCTCCGCTCTCGCGCGTCTCGGTGAACTTTTCGGGACGGCGGAGAGCTCCGTGACTCATGCTTTCCCCCCGGCGAACAGCCACATGTTTGAACAAAGATTCCTGATACGTGAGCTAGGGCCTCGGGGCACGGCCAAGCATCCAGCGCAGAGCGCTCATTGTTGATCATCCGCTCGCTCACGTGTAGGAGCACGGACGGCTTCTCTAGacacatttgttatttttttaaaggggacGGCGTGGGCACAGACCCGCCGTGTCAAATCTTGTCGGCTTACTTttcataaagaagaagaagaagcgtcTGCTGCACGAGTGACATATTTAGTCGTGCAGCTGCGGCAgattaaattgtgtgtgtggttgaacTAGTGAGAGAGGGAGCTACTGATTATATCCTGTTAGTGCACCAGGGCGACTGAGGCCAGCATTCACACCAGCTCACCACTTCCTGATGAGTTAATGGCCCTcgcttttatttcctttacaGTTTCCTGCAATTCCTTGTACATCAAAGCTGATAGCACGCCCAGCAGCCCCGCCGCTCGGCCCCGTTTACGCTCCTTTACACCATGCGAACGCTAGTTCCTAACTTGGTGATGGTTAAATtgcattaaatctttttttttttatatatatttgtctcCTCAGCCCTTTGCATGTTTTCTAAGTTGTCCACAGTCCAAGCTCTGTTGCTCGTCAGCCCGTGCTGCTCAGGAATGGAGCTCTGGTATGCGAGTGGAGGAATGCGAGTGCGCTGGTGCCTGTGGTTTGGCTGTTGCATGACAGTCAGGGGGTAGTTGCAGAGTCATCGGCTGCATTAGGTGGCGAATTCTGCGTGTTTTGCCCTGACGCGACCGCCCTGCGACGGTGCCAGATTCCCTCTGGTTTTCTAGGGATAGTTGCGGTCAATCAGGCCGTGTCAGGGTTTAGTGATGACGGCGCAACATTATCCAAACTGTCAGGgccatgctgctgctggtgctggtgctgttgttgttgttgttgttattgctcccagtgtttaatgtgttttgatttCCTGCATCTGTATTAAAAACGATTGCAGCCCCTGTTGTGCAATTGCAAAACAGTTTTACAGACCCAACGCGGACAAGGCTTTCTTCCAAACTTGTGCTGGATGTAATcctacctttttcttttttttaaccaacttCATAAGCTTATAactgtgtgtcttttgtctccTCGTAGCTGTGTACAGGTAGAAGAGCATCATGCTGTGGATATCGATGTTTACCACTGTCCCAACTGTGATGTCGTACACGGACCCTCCCTGAGTGAGTAATGCTCCCTCGTTAACGCTTCCTTCCCCTTCCGCCTCCGCCTGCCCTCAGTCGTGGCATGTACCTCATTTATCAGACGCCGTCCTCCGATGCTCCGTCTCCGCGTGTTGAACTGGTCCCAGGGGGGAAAAAGGGCCGGTCTCTGTAGTGTTAGTCCAGtctgatttcttctttttttaaaggggagtggggggggcTACCCTCCACGCGCCCCGAGGGCACACATTAACAGGATAATTGAATGGTGTTGTAAAACCCTCCACTTTGATTGGACAAgcccctccatctccacctcttaGCGCGAGGAGTGAATTATTGTCCTTGTGACAAGTGATTGCAGTCTGCATAATTTGCCACGTTGTCGGGAAGGTCGGCCTCCGAGAGGGCGAAATAAGAACGAATCAAAACCCGCCGAACTCAAATGCGTTCgttaattcatttcatttacttatttttctgCAGTGAAAAAGCGCAACAACTGGCACAGACACGACTACACGGAGCCGGACGATGGGCTGAAGCCGGTGCAGGCGGGTACCTCAGTGTTTGTCAAGGAGCTCCAGAACAAGTCCTTCCCCAGGTGCGTATGAACACACAAGTCTAACCAGCTCGCCCGGTGACATGTTTTCCAGATAAACCGAAGAGAGTGTTTACTTTAGTTAGGGTTCGAGAAAACTCTTACTTTGTTTTCGCCAGAAAGGCTGTTGGATCCGTTTGGATTTTGAACTAATTGCCAAATTGCACGTTccctaataaataaaataaataaagaatcttAATGACTGCACCTTTGGGTGGTTTAAATAACTGAGGGCGTGTGGCTGAATGCCTGGAAAACACAGTCTTCTTCCACCTACTCCCACATCTAGAGacttctgctggaaaaaaaacttttttatcCCTTTTCgaaataaaaaatccaaacaaacgTGGAGAAATTATGAAGCTTTTCCTGGTCCAGTCCTTTTTTAAGGGGTACGTGCATAAAAGCAGCAATAGATCAGTTCTTGAGCTTTGTTCTAATTTGATTTTCAGCGGCGAGGACATTCTCATACGGATGAAGGGCGAGCACGTGACGACCAGGTTCCTGGAGAGACACGGCTTCAACTACCCCATCGCGGTCACCGAGATGGAGGGCCTCGGCCTGAAGCTGCCTCCCCCCACGTTCTCCGTCAAAGACGTGGAGCGGTATGTGGGTAAGGACGCTTCATGATAAACAGCGGTGTTAAACAGTTGCCGTCGGGCTGGATCGAATTCACGCCGGCGCATTAGCGTCCGTCCCTCTGGGAAGGGAGCGGGCAGTCTGCTTTAAAAAGCTAATGAAACAACCCAACACCGGCCCCGGCTGAGTGGCTATTTCTGAGCAGGCGCCATCTGTGTGTCAATATGAGCGGGTTTCCAGGTTCATGGGGTTTTAACCCACTTATCGGGCATCAGGCGGAGGCTGAATGACTTCTAAATGAGTGACGGCTAAGCTTTCAGTGCCCTCTCCATGACCACTACTCTTCCTTACCGAAACAGCCTGCCACTTCCCGGCTCCGGTTACAAGCCCATTACCAAGCCCACCGGTGTTTTTTATCATTAAGTTCAGATTACAGACTCCCCCTCGCACTTTATCTCCCTCTCCCATGCCCTATTGAGCATTAAGCCACGGCACAGGTGTTGCGACCGGGGACCGGGTGTCGGGTTTCGTTTTTTCTTACGGTTGGAAGACAATGGGACGACTGGAGTGGGCGCTGGTGTCTTCTGTTGCTCGCTGGGAGCTCTCAGCAGTCGTGCAGCAAACTTGGTGTGTGGTCAAAGCTCGgttgtctgtgttgtggttgttgtgagCGCGTCTTGTGCTTTGCATTTAGTTGCGCTGATGCTGAGAGGAGACCACACTGAGGTTCAGCCTCTGTAGTTTGTGCAAACCTTGCAGGAGAAGTTACAGAAGTTgcattagaataaataaactcgAGCTCTGTGCAGCTTCCTACCTACTCGCCATTGGTTGTAGTCTTGGTGTCCAAGTGCAGTTTTCATCCCAAGGACCAGACAACATCTTTTGTTTCCCAGCACTTCTTTGATGCCCGTTCGGTCCTTGGAAGTTATTCCATCCCTCCCCCAGATGTCTGCTTTCTGCTCAGGATAATAAAACAATCGTACATTGTGAAACCCGGGTTTTAAAATCCAGCATCCCCACGGTTTTTAGCTGCCTCTACGGCAGATGTAACACATGCTGAATAAATGCTTTTGTCTGtggaaatgttgcatttaaaggTTGGTTTTGGCTCTGGGCAAATAGGAGACATCTGTGTGGACTGcgtgaaaacacatttaaggcTGCAATTTAGGGAacaaacgcttttttttttttttttgttccacccCTCATGTGTGGAAAGGCTTTCTCCTTTGTCctaaaaatgtttaacatttaaatacgAACGCCTTTTCATATTTAGGGTTGAATTTTACATCCTCTCGCTCCATTAATGGATAATTTATGATTAAATCGCTCTCTGAACTGATTGAAATGAAACGTTTCTGTTTTCAAGTGTTGACAGAGACGCATTTCCAGACGTTACCTTAATTAATGAGCTCTTTAGCGTCACTCTGTGCTGTAATGCATCACCGTGGGAGTGGGTGAACACCGAGTGGGGCTGCTTGAGCTGTTAGATCGTGggcattttatttagaaaaggaaaaaaaaaaaaactgtggtttCAGTGGAGCTGGTGTTTGAGCTTCAGAGCAGCTTTTGTCTCCGGCTGTGTGACCGACTGCCTTTACTCCAGCTGTTCTCTGTCATCAGACGCTGGCCAGCTGGGCCTTCAGAGGTGGCTGCGAGTGCaagtgtatgtttgtgtgggTGGGAGGGCTGAGGGGAGAACATGCAAGggaggcaataaaaaaaaaaaaaaggtgtttgtgtCGGGGGGGGATACAACAACCAGCTGTCTCGCTTGGTGCACACACTGCACCCCGACTCGACTTCCGGCGTGTCGCTCGGGTGTGATTTGTAGTGTCCCAACTGTCAGCTGTTTGCTAcgagtttctgttttcacttcttctttttttttttttttttactgtcttcGGCATCTGCTTTCTGTCTCACACGCGCACGTAATattaggtacacgagtgaaAACAACTTATTCCTTATAAATATAAGTTTCGCTTAAGATATCTTTAGTGCGGGGCTGTGTACCTGATGAACTGGCGAGCGAGTGCAAACACAAATGCGGCTTTAGCCTCTGTTTCTCTATATGTTCGAGGCCTCCCACGCACGCATCAGCATTAAACTGCAGCCCTCCGCCCACTCCTCCGCGTCCTCTGGGACTGGTGGTCTggtggacagactgacagattgTCTCGCTCGAGTCCTCTAACCACCCCCTCCCCACGCTGCCATTTTTATCGATGCCAGTTTCTCTTCAGTGCTCGTTCTCTTCACACGCCCCCCCGTAAACCCCCCTTCGCCCACTCAAAGgccaattttaaaaaaataaataaataataataatttgacgATGCACAAACTAAACCTTCTGCTTCCGTCCAGGCGGCGACAAAATCATCGACGTGATAGACGTGGCGCGGCAGGCGGACAGCAAGATGAAGCTCACCGACTTCATCAAGTATTTCACCAAACCCCATCGACCCAAAGTCCTCAACCTCATCAGCCTGGAGTTCTCTGACACCAAGTAAGATATGCTGCCGTATTATTCACTCTAATGGCTAAAGGAAGTGTAGAAAACACgtctttaatctttttttctcgGTCATACAAGTTCACTTTATTCCTTTATAATCTGAAAGAATGTGATTAACAATAACTTTTTAATCAAAACGTTCATTTCTGACCAATTCCAGTCAATAAAAGTTTGTTAAATAAGCTAATTTTTCTTAGTTTGACCTGTTTTTAGCTTGGCATGTTTGATGACTTATTTACTTCAATGACCTGCAGGATGTCAGAGTTGGTGGAGGTCCCTGACGTGGCTAAGAAGATGTCCTGGGTGGAGAACTACTGGCCGGACGACTCTTTCTTCCCCAAGCCCTTCGTCCAGAAGTACTGCCTTATGGGAGTCAAGGAGAGCTACACAGATTTCCACATAGACTTCGGAGGCACCTCCGTCTGGTATCACGTTCTCTGGGTAAGAGTGCgcattaaataaaactacttaCGTGTTGTTTTATCCAGCCCGTGATTACATTAACTGCATCACCTCGGCtgccaggtctgaaagtttACCAGGGGGTTTAAGGCTGCACCTTTTTGCTTCTGCTTCGCAGGGTGAGAAGGTCTTCTACTTGATCAAGCCCACTCCTGTCAACCTTGCACTATATGAGGCATGGAGCTCCTCGCCCAATCAGAGTGAAGTGTTCTTCGGGGACAAAGTGGATAAGTGCTACAAGTGCATCGTACCCCAGGGAACCACCCTGCTCATCCCCACAGGTCTGAAACGTCTCTGAGTGTATTTATAATGGGTTACAGAAGGAATCCTTCAGCGCCGTTAAATAAGAAAAGTATTAGCCCTTAACGATAACCATGCACGCGACTGATCTGGTCGGTTGGAATAAATGCGTTCTCTCATGTTTGcaccacacagatgttttaatcatcttcttctactgaatgGATTCAGTGTTGACAGTAATGTCGGGGAACGACTTCTTCTCCCGCCGTAAATCTGTCAGATTTGACACCGAGCAGAACCGCTGTCAGGAAAAAGCTCAATCCTGATTAATGTTCATGGGCACGTGGATGTAAATTataggattattttatttagaatgGTTGAGTTTGAATGATTCAGTCGTGTTATAGCAACGTGTTTCATGTTAACGTAGCCACTGCGACACGTCTTTATAACTTTATAGTTTTTATCAGTGATCTCTAAAAACGTCGTAAAGGCTGGTGGGTAGATCTGCTTAGTTAAACTCTCCTTACTGCttctaatgtgtgtttttaagttcTCTAGTccactaaaaaacaaaattattagACTGCATATGTCCCACAGTGTCTCACTAGTCCGTGACGGTTGAATTGAGTACAATGAGCGAGACTCAGATCTCTaggattggctgattagctgaACAAGATAAGATAAAGTGATGAAAGTATATTAGGTTAATATGTCACACAGAACGCTCTtctaatctgaacattaaaatccatcattcagtttgtttacatgcacgtggggggaaaaaaaaataaatattgccttaatccgactttaactggacaatttaagtctatgtaaacacgttactcaaGTTCTCCTCATccgattaagacgcccagataatgcaactggaaatcgattttcctCGGCATGTATACACcgtaattggactttaactagacaacgcgtgTGCGCACACATTCAAACCTGgtctcagaagaagaaggtaaacggagccggtagaagaaccacctgatcTTTGTTGCAATTGTTGTTTGAAAGCTGGTCTCCTGCATGAACGACAGtcgtttattatatgacgtaataggtcagctggaaatcgggccatattaacccactgactagacgcatatcgccacctagtgtggacgaggaggacgacatgttcctgtcagttattcgattttctccgttgcgtATAAACTGGGACGAGAGCTGCATTCAGAAATGCTGTTTCTCAACAACGACATCTGGAAATGATAAACTGATCAGTGTGATTCAGGAGACAGCGCTATGGTTTGAAGCTCTTCCTACTCTCCGAGCCtcacaggcagcagcagcagcagcagctcttccaGACTTATTTCCTGTACCTTATATGCCAGCTGGCTTTTTGGTCCAGACGCAGGCGTCACGAGGTGACGTCAGAGTCGGCCTTTGCCGCTGGTGCTTCTTAGAATTTCTCTCGGTGCGCCCGTTACCTTAACTTTAATTCATACTAAACTCCTCTATCCCGAGATGAACCTCCGTCTGGTTCTTAGGTCTGAGTTGGAGTGACAGCTTTAACAGCgtcccaaaaaaaacaagctaacCGGCATTAACGCAGCCTGTGCGGACGACGGTCGATGTTTTCCAAGCACAACAACCCGCAGACACGCCGCCATTTGTGTCACTAATGCTTCGTGCCACCTTTGCtgacctgtttgtttttttttttttttcacatgcactCAGATGTTAAAATAATCATGCTTCTCATGGCGGCTGCCAGGAAAATACAGGCCTGCTGAAGGTCCTCTGTTATTGCCAGGGAAAATAACAGAGAGGGAATTTCTTCCTGAGCAACAACCCAAACAGTCCTTAATGATCATAATCACAAAGGGAAAAATGAGGAGTGTCAGAGTCTTAAAGAGTAAATACGTTAATAAGAAGttagaaatatgttttaacGTGATGTGCCGTCTTCCACCGAAGCGAAGTGATTGTCTCCAGTCGTGCAATTGTCCATCCATCAGTCTCTCAATGGACTTTTTAAGCTGATAGAGTCCCTTTGCCTCATTCAGACGGACAAAGCTCAGTTCAGCCCGTCAACCGCTGGACGTCTTCAGTCTTGCAGCGTTGTGAAAGGGAGCTTTTTGGCAGAAAAGGGTGCGAAGAGGTGGGGAATTAAGTGGGGGTCAGAGAGCACAGTAGGTCAGTCAAGCAGAGCATTATCAGGCCTGTCTATCAGCGTTACGACAAACCCCCTCCAGGCTCTGCTCCCCCCCTCCGCTTTGTGCTGCGTTTATCTGAGGTGGAAGCCTTTATTTTAACAGACAACCTTATCTCCCGCTGCGTGGGACGAGGAGAAGTTCGTTGCGGGagagaaaaacttaaaaactgacTCGTGCAAACCTTCACTAACTCACAAGACTCACTTGGCTTTTCCTGCTTCAAAGGGGTTTTAATAAACTGTgctctgctgccccctgcaggcTGGATCCACGGCGTTCTCACCTCTCAGGATTGCATGGCTTTTGGAGGGAACTTCCTTCACAACCTCAATATTGGCATGCAGCTCAGGTAAACTGCTCGGATGATGTCttaattatgtgtttttaaacttCTGGAAACTTAAttttatctttctgtctttcGCGCTGCAGGTGTTATGAAATGGAGCGCCGCCTGAAAACCCCAGACCTCTTCAAGTTTCCTTACTTCGAGGCCATCTGTTGGTACGTGGCCAAGAACCTCCTGGAAACGCTAAAAGGTGAGAAAGATTCGAAGCcaaagctgttttgtttttagtcgcttttctgttgtttttttggtgacaCTTCTTTTGATCTATGCAGAGCTACGTGAGGACAACTGTCCCCCGCCGACCTACCTAGTGGACGGAGTCAAGGCTTTAATTAGTGCACTGAGGACTTGGTTGAAAAGAGAGGTGAGCGTTGTTGGCTGAGGTCTGAGATGTCTGGAGCGGACGTGGCTGGTTTGGTTCTCATCTCGTGCCGCACAACGGAGCGTCTGTTCACTACTTCTCTCCTGTTTGAATGTGGCGTTGCAGGTGACTGAGCCCACCAGTGAGGTACCGGACCATATCAGGCCTAACCATCTCATTAAAGAGCTGACCAAGGAAATCCGCTACCTGGAGgtaagagaggaggaggaggaggaggcagtcAGACCTTTTAAACACTGAAAGAGAAGCTGAGTCCCTGCCCTGGTGCTGGTTATAGATGTCATCTGCAGCTTGTCTTTTAAGCTTGGAACATCTGAATattcttttactttatttatcacAACTCTTGGCTCATATTCAACAagaaatattacattattttcAGTAAACGTGCACCTTTTTGTGCATTTGCTAGTGTTTTGTAATATCTAAGATTCCATgacccctcctgcagtacctctgcaggaCCACCGAGGGGCCGCGGACCCCTTGTTAAAGACCTAGACGTTTTATTCTCACCTTCTTGGTTAATTACTGGCCTCGGTCAACGCTTGACCTCGTGCTGTGTTTGCAGGAGGAGCCAGTGGGTGGTAGCAAGCCAGTGAAACCTCAGGGATGCGTCGCGCCGTCCGGGTCGAACGGCTGCCCGGCCACTCGCTCCACGCTGGAGAGGCTGTGCCAGGCGCGGCGGGCGCGGAGGGCGGCCAGGCGGCTGAGGGAGCAGCAGCGGCACGCCCCCAAGTTACCCTCCAACCTGGACATCTTAGAGCAGCACACCAGGGAGGTGCTGAAGAGGCTGGAGGTGGGCCCGCTGGATGAGGTGAGCATCAAGGAccaaaaaaaatagataaaaaaggTGGAAACCGGTTTACTGACCCTGATCTCATTCCACCAGGATCCGGCGTTTTGTGCCAAGGTTCATGGGAAGCTCAACAAAGTGTCAACGGCGTCGGCGGCAGCGGCTGCGGAGTCTTTAGAGGACAACCACCTACGGCTAATGCTGGTCAACGGCAGGATCATCAGGTGAGACGAgagtcaaatcaaactttatttatacaaaatGCACAGCAAAGTGCGTCACCAGTTAAAGTAATAAacgttttctgtgtttgtgcgagCAGAGATTTGAGGCGGCCGGGGAGCAGCCCGGTAAAAACGGAGGGCGAACAGTCGTCTGTCGGCAAAGGCCCACCAAAGAGCTGTGTGGACGTGAAGGCGGAGAGGACGCACGAGAGTCGAGAGCAGCACAGCACGGACGAGAAGGCCGCACTCCTCAGTGAGTGTCCTCCACCTCTTGGGAGACTGAACGCGTGGATTCGTTGCCTTTTAGCTGACGATCATGTGCCACTTTGTGTGTCGCCAGGGGGTCTGGAGAGGGTGACGACCGAACTCAGGGAAGAAGTCTCAGGACACTCGAGTGTGTCGGACGTGGAGTCGGACAGCGACTCTCCCACAGAGGTAAACGATGAGCATGAAGCTTCTCCTTAGCCGCTACTTGAGTCTGTTTTAGTATAAAGTGCATCATCTctaataaaattataaatacatctACATTAACACATTCCTTTAAAAATTGTAGCGCAAAGCGTCCTCGTCgtcatcctcttcttctgacGAGGATTCAGAGAGCTCccaggatgatgatgacgacgacgacgatgatgacgaggaggagcaggaagaggaggagaggggctCGTCTCAGCAGACAAGCTCAGGGCACACCATAGATCTGGACCAGTCCGGCCAGAAActcaggcacaaacacaaaccactcAAACGGTGAGAAGAGCGCAAAGAGATTTAATCTTTGACGTAGGTCGGACGTCGAGTtaacgtcctttttttttctgcctcctccttccAGAGAACGTCCTACCTCACCCAGCACAGAAGAGGCCATTCAGGGGATGCTGTCCATGGCTGGTCTGCTGTGCTCCTCCAAACCAGAGAAGGAGGCCTCCTCCCAGGAGCCCTGGTGGTCCAGCCACAGCCAGTGCTCGCCGCGgcggctgcagggggacaagAGCCCGATGGACAGCCagggcaacagcagcagcgaggCCTGGGACAATCAGGAGACGGACTACCAGTACTGTGACCCCTCGATGTCTCCGCCGCTGCACCCGTCCAAGAGGCACGCCCCCAACCCCCCGCCCATCAGCAATCAGGCCACGAAAGGTCCGCGCTCTTACTTCGCTTGTCATCCGACTAAATTCACCGTTCAGAAGTTTTGTTCCCGATTtataaaacttttcttttttttatttctcaggtAAACGGCCCAAAAAAGGAATGGCTACAGCCAAGCAAAGACTGGGTAAGATCCTGAAACTCAACAGACACAGTCGCGTCTTTGTGTAACACTCCCcgacggcaaaaaaaaaaaaaaaagggtttattCCCTGATTCCTGAACAGAGGaacgagaaaaaaacaaaacaaaaaacaatttgtGCATTTGTTACCAGACACTTTGAAGAAACTGGGGGccgaggaaataaaatgaaaaagaaaagaagacgaCACTGCCCGGAGACgacggcggtggcggcggctcGCGTTAAAGCTCACTGTGCATGCTTAGGAGACAGGGTATCGGCTTAGACATGAGCGAGTGCACGACTTCACTACAAGCACActaagaacaacaaaaacaaaaacagagagagggggagcggCAGGAAGTGGAGAGGACGACGCGGTTCGAGTTTGGAGGTcgaccagatttttttttttttttacttcctccgGTGCCCGGTGACGTCTGCATcccattttatttcctctccgCCGAAACGCACTCCAGCCTCCGACCTTCACTCGCTCCATGGACGAACCGATGGAGGAGCTGTCGTCTCCTCCTGtgcccccaccccatccccCACAGAGAAAGAtagaaaggagggaggaaatgCGGTgctaaaacaagaagaagaagaagaggaggaggaggatgtggtggaactgaaatttcaaaatgGTGCTTATTGTTTGTACTTTTCTCCACTCATGCTTCTCACACCCCCCCAAGTTTCCCTTTTTATCTCAATCACACCAGCAATAATGACtttgaggagaggagaggtgagaggagagagggggggcggcgctatttcttcttctttttctgccgTCTCGTTTCTCTGAGCGGCGACGgcgaaacaggaagtagtagctCGGGGCGCCGCCTCCCCCGTGAATCTCGATAGGAATTTTTACGAGTCGACTCGAAGCGGCTCGCTTAATttatttgtgatgttttcatttttattatttttattttttttcgttttgttttgtatgtgttatttttatggattctgaatgatgtatttattaattGAAAGAGGtaatgattttattatattttgacCCTGAAGCCTCAGCTATTCTGAGCGTTTCCTGTTTATAGGTGGGGTTTGTATCTTTAACAcatactttcctttttttcgttcgtttgttttttgtaaatgtgGATGTTCTAGAGTTCATGTGATTCATCTGTTGAGTAGCAGTTTACCTACAAATCTTTCTTCTGTCCTCacaagtctttttttcccctc
This portion of the Mugil cephalus isolate CIBA_MC_2020 chromosome 22, CIBA_Mcephalus_1.1, whole genome shotgun sequence genome encodes:
- the kdm7aa gene encoding lysine-specific demethylase 7A isoform X1; this encodes MAAAPLYCVCRQPYDVSRFMIECDICKDWFHGSCVQVEEHHAVDIDVYHCPNCDVVHGPSLMKKRNNWHRHDYTEPDDGLKPVQAGTSVFVKELQNKSFPSGEDILIRMKGEHVTTRFLERHGFNYPIAVTEMEGLGLKLPPPTFSVKDVERYVGGDKIIDVIDVARQADSKMKLTDFIKYFTKPHRPKVLNLISLEFSDTKMSELVEVPDVAKKMSWVENYWPDDSFFPKPFVQKYCLMGVKESYTDFHIDFGGTSVWYHVLWGEKVFYLIKPTPVNLALYEAWSSSPNQSEVFFGDKVDKCYKCIVPQGTTLLIPTGWIHGVLTSQDCMAFGGNFLHNLNIGMQLRCYEMERRLKTPDLFKFPYFEAICWYVAKNLLETLKELREDNCPPPTYLVDGVKALISALRTWLKREVTEPTSEVPDHIRPNHLIKELTKEIRYLEEEPVGGSKPVKPQGCVAPSGSNGCPATRSTLERLCQARRARRAARRLREQQRHAPKLPSNLDILEQHTREVLKRLEVGPLDEDPAFCAKVHGKLNKVSTASAAAAAESLEDNHLRLMLVNGRIIRDLRRPGSSPVKTEGEQSSVGKGPPKSCVDVKAERTHESREQHSTDEKAALLRGLERVTTELREEVSGHSSVSDVESDSDSPTERKASSSSSSSSDEDSESSQDDDDDDDDDDEEEQEEEERGSSQQTSSGHTIDLDQSGQKLRHKHKPLKRERPTSPSTEEAIQGMLSMAGLLCSSKPEKEASSQEPWWSSHSQCSPRRLQGDKSPMDSQGNSSSEAWDNQETDYQYCDPSMSPPLHPSKRHAPNPPPISNQATKGKRPKKGMATAKQRLGKILKLNRHSRVFV
- the kdm7aa gene encoding lysine-specific demethylase 7A isoform X2, with product MAAAPLYCVCRQPYDVSRFMIECDICKDWFHGSCVQVEEHHAVDIDVYHCPNCDVVHGPSLMKKRNNWHRHDYTEPDDGLKPVQAGTSVFVKELQNKSFPSGEDILIRMKGEHVTTRFLERHGFNYPIAVTEMEGLGLKLPPPTFSVKDVERYVGGDKIIDVIDVARQADSKMKLTDFIKYFTKPHRPKVLNLISLEFSDTKMSELVEVPDVAKKMSWVENYWPDDSFFPKPFVQKYCLMGVKESYTDFHIDFGGTSVWYHVLWGEKVFYLIKPTPVNLALYEAWSSSPNQSEVFFGDKVDKCYKCIVPQGTTLLIPTGWIHGVLTSQDCMAFGGNFLHNLNIGMQLRCYEMERRLKTPDLFKFPYFEAICWYVAKNLLETLKELREDNCPPPTYLVDGVKALISALRTWLKREVTEPTSEVPDHIRPNHLIKELTKEIRYLEEEPVGGSKPVKPQGCVAPSGSNGCPATRSTLERLCQARRARRAARRLREQQRHAPKLPSNLDILEQHTREVLKRLEVGPLDEDPAFCAKVHGKLNKVSTASAAAAAESLEDNHLRLMLVNGRIIRDLRRPGSSPVKTEGEQSSVGKGPPKSCVDVKAERTHESREQHSTDEKAALLRGLERVTTELREEVSGHSSVSDVESDSDSPTERKASSSSSSSSDEDSESSQDDDDDDDDDDEEEQEEEERGSSQQTSSGHTIDLDQSGQKLRHKHKPLKRERPTSPSTEEAIQGMLSMAGLLCSSKPEKEASSQEPWWSSHSQCSPRRLQGDKSPMDSQGNSSSEAWDNQETDYQYCDPSMSPPLHPSKRHAPNPPPISNQATKGKRPKKGMATAKQRLDTLKKLGAEEIK
- the kdm7aa gene encoding lysine-specific demethylase 7A isoform X3, which encodes MKLTDFIKYFTKPHRPKVLNLISLEFSDTKMSELVEVPDVAKKMSWVENYWPDDSFFPKPFVQKYCLMGVKESYTDFHIDFGGTSVWYHVLWGEKVFYLIKPTPVNLALYEAWSSSPNQSEVFFGDKVDKCYKCIVPQGTTLLIPTGWIHGVLTSQDCMAFGGNFLHNLNIGMQLRCYEMERRLKTPDLFKFPYFEAICWYVAKNLLETLKELREDNCPPPTYLVDGVKALISALRTWLKREVTEPTSEVPDHIRPNHLIKELTKEIRYLEEEPVGGSKPVKPQGCVAPSGSNGCPATRSTLERLCQARRARRAARRLREQQRHAPKLPSNLDILEQHTREVLKRLEVGPLDEDPAFCAKVHGKLNKVSTASAAAAAESLEDNHLRLMLVNGRIIRDLRRPGSSPVKTEGEQSSVGKGPPKSCVDVKAERTHESREQHSTDEKAALLRGLERVTTELREEVSGHSSVSDVESDSDSPTERKASSSSSSSSDEDSESSQDDDDDDDDDDEEEQEEEERGSSQQTSSGHTIDLDQSGQKLRHKHKPLKRERPTSPSTEEAIQGMLSMAGLLCSSKPEKEASSQEPWWSSHSQCSPRRLQGDKSPMDSQGNSSSEAWDNQETDYQYCDPSMSPPLHPSKRHAPNPPPISNQATKGKRPKKGMATAKQRLGKILKLNRHSRVFV